A genomic region of Noviherbaspirillum sp. L7-7A contains the following coding sequences:
- the dnaX gene encoding DNA polymerase III subunit gamma/tau, with the protein MSYQVLARKYRPKSFETLVGQEHVVRALSHALEQKRLHHAYLFTGTRGVGKTTLSRILAKCFNCTGPDGQGDITAHPCGVCEACVAIDAGRFVDYIEMDAASNRGVDDMAQLLEQAVYAPSNARFKVYMIDEVHMLTNQAFNAMLKTLEEPPEHVKFILATTDPQKIPVTVLSRCLQFNLKQMPPGHIVGHLENILGQEQIEFELPALRLLAQGAHGSMRDALSLTDQAIAYAAGRVTLDAVQGMLGTLDQSFLVRLLDALATDDGAALLAVADDMAARSLSYNAALQDLGSLLHRVALAQSVPAALPEDVPEREHILRLAQLFDAEEVQLYYQIAVHGRNELGLAPDEYAGFTMTLLRMLAFRPGNLPQEEAPARAAAPVRPAAPAIPAAPAPSPVRAAAAVAAEPPARTAVAPAEPAAKAPPPRGAISPARAALEAARNMKRGGAPAAAPASPQTVPSQPVAALAAVAPMPVPQSRPAASDMPPPWDDIPVFDDDYMEPAQKKTEIAVAEPAAPITAAPPALELPPAPPPVPVPALEWDGDWPVLAAGLPVRGVVHQLAQQSELLECVQEGNTFLFKLRVPIETLCSSATVDKLTAALEERFGKPARVTTEIGAARQTANAKAVADREARQLQAEQTMHSDPFIQTLKREFGAIIVPGSIKPV; encoded by the coding sequence ATGTCCTATCAAGTCCTCGCCCGCAAATATCGACCGAAAAGCTTCGAAACGCTCGTCGGGCAGGAGCACGTGGTGCGGGCGCTGAGCCATGCGCTGGAACAGAAGCGCCTGCACCATGCCTACCTGTTCACCGGCACCCGCGGCGTGGGCAAGACCACGCTGTCGCGCATCCTGGCCAAGTGCTTCAACTGCACCGGCCCCGACGGGCAGGGCGACATCACCGCCCATCCCTGCGGCGTCTGCGAAGCCTGCGTGGCGATCGACGCCGGCCGCTTCGTCGACTATATCGAGATGGACGCGGCATCCAACCGCGGCGTCGACGACATGGCGCAGCTGCTGGAACAGGCGGTCTATGCGCCGTCGAATGCCCGCTTCAAGGTCTACATGATCGACGAAGTCCACATGCTGACCAACCAGGCATTCAACGCGATGCTGAAAACCCTGGAAGAGCCGCCCGAGCATGTGAAATTCATCCTGGCGACCACCGATCCGCAGAAGATACCGGTCACGGTGCTGTCGCGCTGCCTGCAGTTCAATCTCAAGCAGATGCCGCCGGGCCATATCGTCGGCCACCTGGAAAACATTCTCGGCCAGGAGCAGATCGAATTCGAACTGCCGGCGCTGCGCCTCCTGGCGCAGGGCGCCCATGGCTCGATGCGCGACGCGCTTTCCCTGACCGACCAGGCCATCGCCTATGCGGCCGGCAGGGTCACGCTGGACGCGGTGCAAGGCATGCTGGGCACGCTCGACCAGTCCTTCCTGGTGCGCCTGCTCGATGCGCTGGCGACCGACGACGGCGCCGCGCTGCTGGCGGTGGCCGACGACATGGCCGCGCGCAGCCTGTCCTACAACGCCGCTCTGCAGGATCTCGGTTCCCTCCTGCACCGGGTGGCGCTGGCACAGTCGGTGCCGGCCGCCCTGCCTGAGGACGTGCCGGAGCGTGAACATATCCTGCGCCTGGCGCAGCTGTTCGATGCCGAAGAGGTGCAGCTGTACTACCAGATTGCCGTGCATGGCAGAAACGAGCTGGGCCTGGCGCCGGACGAGTACGCCGGCTTCACGATGACGCTGCTGCGCATGCTGGCCTTCCGGCCGGGCAATCTGCCGCAGGAGGAAGCGCCTGCGCGTGCCGCGGCGCCCGTCCGGCCAGCGGCGCCAGCCATACCCGCCGCACCTGCGCCATCGCCGGTACGCGCCGCCGCCGCTGTAGCGGCAGAGCCGCCGGCACGCACAGCAGTCGCACCGGCCGAACCGGCAGCGAAGGCACCGCCGCCGCGTGGTGCCATCAGCCCGGCCCGCGCCGCGCTGGAAGCGGCGCGCAACATGAAGCGTGGCGGCGCGCCGGCTGCGGCGCCGGCTTCGCCCCAGACAGTGCCATCCCAGCCAGTCGCCGCTCTTGCCGCCGTCGCGCCGATGCCGGTGCCGCAGTCCAGGCCGGCTGCGTCGGACATGCCGCCGCCATGGGACGACATCCCGGTGTTCGACGACGACTACATGGAACCGGCTCAAAAAAAAACTGAAATTGCCGTAGCCGAGCCCGCCGCACCCATCACTGCCGCGCCGCCGGCTTTGGAATTGCCGCCCGCGCCCCCACCTGTACCGGTACCGGCGCTGGAATGGGACGGCGACTGGCCGGTGCTGGCAGCCGGTCTGCCGGTGCGCGGCGTGGTGCACCAGCTGGCGCAGCAGAGCGAATTGCTGGAATGCGTACAGGAAGGCAATACTTTCCTGTTCAAGCTGCGGGTGCCGATCGAGACCCTGTGCTCCAGCGCCACGGTGGACAAGCTCACCGCCGCGCTGGAAGAGCGCTTCGGCAAACCCGCCCGGGTGACCACGGAAATCGGCGCGGCGCGCCAGACCGCCAATGCGAAGGCGGTCGCGGACCGGGAGGCACGGCAGTTGCAGGCGGAACAAACCATGCATAGCGACCCATTCATACAGACGCTGAAGCGCGAATTCGGTGCGATCATCGTGCCGGGATCTATCAAACCAGTTTGA
- a CDS encoding isovaleryl-CoA dehydrogenase has product MPWPTHTVTNQVPELLDYNLFTTDAALADGLQQAGGGWHAEQLARLGGELGSADILQLGALANRHPPELHTHDRVGNRIDSVEFHPSWHRLLGLLRREGLHVLPFSSPRPGAQVARAAGYFLHAQVESGSLCPTTMTFASIPVLANEPALFARLRDKLFSLEHDPRDLPLSQKKSILIGMGMTEKQGGSDVRSNATAAVPVRGEGRGAEYALTGHKWFFSAPMCDAHLVLARTDRGLSCFFVPRWRDDGTKNSILIQRLKDKLGNQSNSSSEVEFQEALGVMVGEEGRGIPTIIEMANFTRLDCVIGSAGLMRQAFVQAAHHARHRSAFGRLLAGQPLMRNVLADLALESEAATLLMLKLASAFDAPDEPLLRAWRRIVTPAAKFWICKRAVAFAGECMEVWGGNGYVETGPMARMYREAPVNSIWEGSGNVMCLDVLRALERDPEGALLLLADLREAAAGHPALLALLDGLRRDMQAAAEEREALARRFVQRLVLAAQAALMLRHAPRAIAEAFVASRLDADGGRVYGTMGTPALQERILDRAWPR; this is encoded by the coding sequence ATGCCATGGCCTACCCATACGGTCACCAACCAGGTGCCGGAATTGCTGGATTACAACCTTTTCACCACGGATGCCGCATTGGCCGACGGCCTGCAACAGGCTGGCGGCGGCTGGCATGCCGAACAACTGGCACGGCTGGGCGGCGAACTGGGCAGCGCCGACATCCTGCAACTGGGCGCACTGGCGAACCGGCATCCGCCCGAATTGCACACCCATGACCGGGTCGGCAACCGCATCGACAGCGTGGAATTCCATCCAAGCTGGCACCGTCTGCTGGGCCTGCTGCGCCGGGAAGGACTGCATGTCCTGCCCTTCAGTTCGCCCCGCCCCGGCGCCCAGGTGGCGCGCGCCGCCGGTTATTTCCTGCATGCCCAGGTGGAATCCGGCTCGCTGTGCCCGACCACCATGACCTTCGCCTCGATTCCGGTGCTGGCGAACGAGCCGGCCCTGTTCGCCCGCCTGCGCGACAAGCTCTTCTCGCTGGAGCATGACCCGCGCGACCTGCCGCTGTCGCAAAAGAAATCGATCCTGATCGGCATGGGCATGACCGAGAAACAGGGCGGCTCGGATGTGCGCAGCAATGCCACGGCGGCGGTGCCGGTGCGCGGCGAGGGCCGCGGCGCCGAGTATGCCCTGACCGGCCATAAATGGTTCTTCTCGGCGCCGATGTGCGATGCCCACCTGGTGCTGGCGCGTACCGACCGCGGCCTGTCCTGCTTTTTCGTGCCGCGCTGGCGCGACGACGGCACCAAGAATTCCATCCTGATCCAGCGCCTGAAGGACAAGCTGGGCAACCAGTCCAACTCCAGCAGCGAGGTCGAATTCCAGGAGGCGCTGGGCGTGATGGTGGGCGAGGAAGGCCGCGGCATTCCGACCATCATCGAAATGGCCAATTTCACCCGGCTCGACTGCGTGATCGGCAGCGCCGGCCTGATGCGCCAGGCCTTCGTCCAGGCCGCCCACCATGCGCGCCACCGCAGCGCCTTCGGCCGCCTGCTGGCCGGGCAGCCGCTGATGCGCAATGTGCTGGCCGACCTGGCGCTGGAAAGCGAGGCGGCCACGCTGCTGATGCTGAAACTGGCCAGCGCCTTCGATGCACCCGACGAGCCCTTGCTGCGCGCCTGGCGCCGCATCGTCACGCCGGCCGCCAAGTTCTGGATCTGCAAGCGGGCCGTTGCCTTCGCCGGCGAATGCATGGAAGTCTGGGGCGGCAACGGCTATGTGGAAACCGGGCCGATGGCGCGCATGTACCGGGAAGCGCCGGTCAATTCGATCTGGGAAGGCTCGGGCAATGTGATGTGCCTGGATGTGCTGCGGGCGCTGGAGCGCGACCCCGAAGGCGCGCTGCTGCTGCTGGCCGACCTGCGGGAAGCGGCGGCCGGGCACCCTGCCCTGCTGGCGCTGCTTGATGGGCTGCGGCGCGACATGCAGGCCGCTGCGGAAGAACGGGAAGCATTGGCCCGGCGCTTCGTGCAGCGGCTGGTGCTGGCGGCGCAGGCGGCGCTGATGCTGCGCCATGCGCCGCGTGCCATCGCCGAAGCCTTCGTGGCCAGCCGGCTGGATGCCGATGGCGGCCGGGTGTACGGGACGATGGGAACGCCGGCGCTGCAGGAGCGGATACTGGACCGCGCCTGGCCGCGGTAG
- a CDS encoding NINE protein: MPRHKNKTLATLLALLFGAAGLHRFYLYGRRDFWGWLHFATLPLSALLLLGNPDAPAIFTAGPLVLSVLAGFLETLVIGVIPDEKWDARHNAGSGRQSNTRWPVPLMLVVALACGSTALIAAIARTFDILLTGGSYG, translated from the coding sequence ATGCCCCGCCACAAGAACAAGACTCTGGCCACCCTGCTCGCACTGCTGTTCGGCGCTGCCGGACTGCATCGCTTCTACCTATACGGACGCCGGGATTTCTGGGGCTGGCTGCATTTTGCGACGCTGCCGCTGTCGGCGCTGCTGTTGCTGGGCAATCCGGATGCGCCGGCGATCTTCACCGCGGGGCCGCTGGTGCTGTCGGTGCTGGCGGGTTTCCTGGAAACCCTGGTGATCGGCGTCATCCCGGATGAGAAATGGGATGCGCGCCACAATGCCGGCTCGGGCCGGCAGTCCAATACCCGCTGGCCGGTACCGCTGATGCTGGTGGTGGCGCTGGCATGCGGGTCGACGGCGCTGATTGCCGCCATCGCCCGCACCTTCGACATCCTGCTGACCGGCGGCTCTTACGGCTGA
- the rpsP gene encoding 30S ribosomal protein S16 → MVVIRLSRGGAKKRPFFNLVVTDSRNRRDGRFIERIGFFNPMASGAEESVRIAQDRLTYWQGVGAQLSPTAARLVEQAGKKAAA, encoded by the coding sequence ATGGTCGTGATTCGTTTATCCCGTGGTGGCGCAAAGAAGCGTCCGTTCTTCAACCTGGTTGTGACCGATTCCCGCAATCGTCGCGACGGCCGTTTCATCGAGCGCATCGGCTTCTTCAATCCGATGGCTTCCGGCGCTGAAGAGTCGGTTCGCATCGCCCAGGACCGTCTGACCTACTGGCAAGGCGTAGGCGCGCAACTGTCGCCGACCGCTGCCCGTCTGGTCGAGCAGGCCGGCAAGAAGGCCGCTGCCTGA
- the recR gene encoding recombination mediator RecR, with translation MKTPSSLDFLTEALRRLPGIGPKSAQRISYHLMQHDREGAAMLGRALTQAVERIHHCRMCNTFTENDVCETCLGPERDPALLCVVETPADQLMIEQTLTYKGLYFVLMGRLSPLDGIGPRDIHLERLMQRASDGVVQEVVLATNFTNEGEATAHYISETLKARGLKVSRLARGVPVGGELEYVDAGTIARAMLDRRAT, from the coding sequence GTGAAGACCCCGTCCAGTCTTGACTTCCTGACCGAAGCGCTGCGCCGCCTGCCCGGCATCGGCCCCAAGTCCGCGCAGCGCATCTCGTATCACCTGATGCAGCATGACCGTGAAGGCGCGGCCATGCTGGGCCGGGCATTGACCCAGGCGGTGGAGCGGATTCACCACTGCAGGATGTGCAATACCTTCACCGAGAACGACGTCTGCGAGACCTGCCTGGGCCCGGAGCGCGACCCGGCCCTCCTGTGCGTCGTCGAAACGCCGGCCGACCAGTTGATGATCGAGCAGACCCTGACCTACAAGGGCCTGTATTTCGTGCTGATGGGCCGCCTGTCGCCGCTGGACGGTATTGGTCCGCGCGACATCCACCTGGAGCGGCTGATGCAGCGCGCCAGCGATGGCGTGGTGCAGGAAGTCGTGCTGGCCACCAATTTCACCAATGAAGGCGAAGCGACCGCCCATTACATCAGCGAAACCCTGAAAGCACGCGGCCTGAAAGTCAGCCGCCTGGCGCGTGGAGTTCCGGTCGGTGGCGAACTGGAATATGTCGATGCCGGCACCATTGCCCGTGCCATGCTGGACCGGCGTGCGACTTGA
- a CDS encoding YbaB/EbfC family nucleoid-associated protein — MMKNQLAGLMKQAQAMQDNMKKMQDQLATIEVEGQSGAGMVKVVMTCKNDVKRVSIDPSLLGDDRDMLEDLVAAAFNDAVRKAEATTQEKMAGISAGLPLPPGFKMPF, encoded by the coding sequence ATGATGAAAAACCAGTTGGCAGGCCTGATGAAGCAAGCCCAGGCAATGCAGGACAACATGAAGAAGATGCAGGACCAGCTCGCCACCATCGAGGTGGAAGGCCAGTCCGGCGCCGGCATGGTCAAGGTGGTGATGACCTGCAAGAACGACGTCAAGCGGGTATCGATCGACCCGTCGCTGCTGGGCGACGACCGCGACATGCTGGAGGACCTGGTCGCCGCCGCCTTCAATGACGCGGTGCGCAAGGCCGAAGCCACGACCCAGGAAAAGATGGCCGGCATTTCGGCGGGACTGCCGCTGCCTCCCGGCTTCAAGATGCCGTTCTGA
- a CDS encoding sulfurtransferase TusA family protein, protein MEFHKDLDARGLNCPLPILKAKKALAEMASGEVLRVVATDSGSVRDFQAFARQTGNHLLEQSQNGAEFTFYMQRK, encoded by the coding sequence ATGGAATTCCACAAGGATCTCGACGCGCGCGGCCTGAACTGCCCGTTGCCCATCCTGAAAGCGAAAAAAGCCCTGGCCGAGATGGCCAGCGGTGAAGTGCTGCGTGTTGTCGCAACCGATTCCGGTTCGGTGCGGGATTTTCAGGCATTTGCCCGCCAGACCGGCAACCACTTGCTGGAGCAGTCCCAGAACGGCGCCGAGTTCACCTTCTACATGCAGCGGAAATAG
- the rimM gene encoding ribosome maturation factor RimM (Essential for efficient processing of 16S rRNA): MPIPDDLVLVGHVTGAYGIQGWVRIRPYSSDGDALLSAKTWWVDKPELHDVEMLQSKLHNDEVVARLMGVSGREAAEALKGATVQIRRSHFPALDNDEFYWVDLIGLAVVNERGEHLGVVGDLMDNGAHPILRVEQPVAEGEKPAPELLIPFVDQFVKTVDQAARLITVDWEADYS, translated from the coding sequence ATGCCGATTCCTGACGACCTGGTGCTGGTCGGGCATGTGACAGGCGCATATGGCATACAAGGCTGGGTGCGCATCAGGCCTTACTCGTCGGACGGCGATGCATTGCTGTCTGCCAAGACCTGGTGGGTGGACAAGCCGGAACTGCACGATGTCGAAATGCTGCAGTCCAAGCTGCACAACGATGAAGTGGTGGCGCGCCTGATGGGCGTGTCCGGCCGTGAAGCGGCCGAAGCGCTGAAGGGCGCGACGGTGCAGATACGCCGCAGCCACTTCCCGGCGCTGGACAACGATGAATTCTACTGGGTCGACCTGATCGGCCTGGCAGTGGTCAATGAGCGCGGCGAGCATCTCGGCGTGGTCGGCGACCTGATGGACAATGGCGCGCATCCGATCCTGCGGGTGGAACAGCCGGTGGCGGAGGGCGAAAAGCCTGCGCCGGAACTGCTGATTCCCTTCGTCGACCAGTTCGTCAAGACCGTGGACCAGGCTGCACGCCTGATCACGGTGGACTGGGAAGCGGATTATTCGTGA
- a CDS encoding acyl-CoA dehydrogenase, producing MSYVAPLKDMLFVVNELANLPAVQSLPGCEDATPETVEAVLEENAKFCGEVVAPLNVAGDRDPSAWKNGDVATTPGFKEAFHAFGQAGWQGVQHPVEFGGQGLPKLVATPCIEMLNSANLSFALCPLLTDGAIEALLTAGSDEQKNTYLANLISGKWTGTMNLTEPQAGSDLALVRTRAVPQGDGTYKISGTKIYITYGEHDMAENIIHLVLARTPDAPEGVKGISLFVVPKFLVNADGSPGARNDVHCVSIEHKLGIKASPTAVLQFGDHGGAIGTLVGEENRGLEYMFIMMNAARFAVGMQGVAVAETAYQKAVAYARDRVQSRDLAGSAGPVAIIHHPDVRRMLMSMRAQTEGARALSYVTAAAYDAAHHHADAAVRRENQAFYEFMVPIVKGWSTEMSIDVASTGVQVHGGMGFIEETGAAQFYRDARILTIYEGTTAIQANDLVGRKTVRDGGATARAILAQVRRTEAELESAGGGDLAAIRNQLAAGSKALEEVVDYIVANMKSDIKAVFAGSVPYLKMAGIVLCGWQMARAALIAQKKLDAGEGDARFYQAKIATARFFADYLLSQAPGCRAAIVGGSAGVLALAEDQF from the coding sequence ATGAGCTATGTCGCCCCCCTGAAGGACATGCTGTTCGTGGTCAATGAACTGGCCAACCTGCCGGCCGTCCAGTCCCTGCCCGGCTGCGAGGATGCCACGCCCGAAACCGTGGAAGCGGTGCTGGAGGAGAATGCGAAATTCTGCGGCGAGGTCGTCGCGCCGCTGAACGTGGCCGGCGACCGCGATCCCAGCGCCTGGAAAAATGGCGACGTCGCCACCACGCCCGGCTTCAAGGAGGCTTTCCATGCCTTTGGCCAGGCCGGCTGGCAGGGCGTGCAGCATCCGGTCGAATTCGGCGGACAGGGCTTGCCCAAGCTGGTGGCCACGCCCTGCATCGAAATGCTGAACTCGGCCAACCTGTCGTTCGCGCTGTGCCCGCTGCTGACCGACGGCGCGATCGAGGCGCTGCTCACCGCCGGCAGCGACGAGCAGAAGAATACTTACCTGGCCAACCTGATCTCGGGCAAGTGGACCGGTACCATGAACCTGACCGAGCCGCAGGCCGGCTCCGACCTGGCCCTGGTGCGCACCCGCGCAGTGCCGCAGGGCGACGGCACCTACAAGATTTCCGGCACCAAGATCTACATCACCTACGGCGAGCATGACATGGCCGAGAACATCATCCACCTGGTGCTGGCAAGGACGCCGGACGCGCCGGAAGGGGTGAAGGGCATTTCCCTGTTCGTGGTGCCGAAGTTCCTGGTCAATGCCGACGGCAGCCCGGGTGCGCGCAACGACGTGCATTGCGTGTCGATCGAGCACAAGCTGGGCATCAAGGCCAGCCCGACGGCCGTGCTGCAGTTCGGCGACCACGGCGGCGCGATCGGCACCCTGGTCGGCGAGGAAAACCGCGGCCTGGAATACATGTTCATCATGATGAACGCGGCCCGCTTCGCGGTCGGCATGCAGGGCGTGGCGGTGGCCGAGACGGCTTACCAGAAGGCGGTGGCCTATGCCCGCGACCGGGTGCAGTCGCGCGACCTGGCCGGTTCGGCCGGCCCGGTGGCGATCATCCACCATCCCGACGTGCGGCGCATGCTGATGTCGATGCGCGCCCAGACCGAGGGCGCCCGCGCGCTGTCCTATGTCACGGCCGCCGCCTATGACGCGGCCCATCATCATGCCGATGCCGCGGTGCGCCGCGAGAACCAGGCCTTCTATGAATTCATGGTGCCCATCGTCAAGGGCTGGTCGACCGAGATGTCGATCGACGTCGCTTCCACCGGCGTGCAGGTGCATGGCGGCATGGGCTTCATCGAGGAAACCGGCGCGGCGCAGTTCTACCGCGACGCCCGCATCCTGACCATTTATGAAGGCACCACCGCGATCCAGGCCAACGACCTGGTCGGCCGCAAGACCGTGCGCGACGGCGGCGCCACCGCCCGCGCCATCCTGGCGCAGGTGCGTCGCACCGAAGCCGAGCTGGAATCGGCCGGCGGCGGCGACCTGGCGGCGATCCGCAACCAGCTGGCGGCTGGATCGAAGGCGCTGGAAGAGGTAGTGGATTACATCGTCGCCAACATGAAGTCCGACATCAAGGCGGTGTTCGCGGGCAGCGTGCCCTACCTGAAGATGGCCGGCATCGTGCTGTGCGGCTGGCAGATGGCGCGCGCGGCGTTGATTGCGCAGAAGAAGCTGGATGCGGGTGAGGGCGATGCGCGCTTCTACCAGGCCAAGATCGCCACGGCGCGCTTCTTTGCCGACTATCTGCTATCCCAGGCTCCCGGCTGCCGGGCGGCGATTGTCGGCGGCAGCGCCGGCGTGCTGGCGCTGGCGGAAGACCAGTTCTGA
- a CDS encoding FAD-binding protein has protein sequence MAALVIAEHDNASLKGSTLNTVAAAAQCDGDVHVLVAGANCGAAAEAAAKIAGVSKVLVADGAQFADGLAENVAAQVLALASNYSHILAPATAYGKNILPRVAAVLDVAQISEITRVVSPDTFERPIYAGNAIATVQSADPVKVITVRTTGFDAPAQDGSAAVENVEAAGDAGKSSFVSRELAKSDRPELTAAKVIVSGGRGMGSGEAFKILEPLADKLGAAMGASRAAVDAGYVPNDWQVGQTGKIVAPQLYIAVGISGAIQHLAGMKDSKTIVAINKDPEAPIFSVADYGITGDLFELVPELVKELG, from the coding sequence ATGGCCGCACTCGTCATTGCAGAACACGATAACGCTAGCCTCAAGGGCAGCACCCTCAACACCGTTGCCGCCGCCGCCCAGTGCGACGGCGACGTCCATGTGCTGGTCGCCGGCGCCAATTGCGGCGCCGCCGCCGAAGCCGCCGCGAAGATCGCCGGCGTGTCCAAGGTGCTGGTCGCCGACGGCGCCCAGTTCGCCGACGGCCTGGCCGAGAACGTCGCCGCGCAGGTGCTGGCGCTGGCGTCGAACTACAGCCACATCCTGGCGCCGGCCACCGCCTACGGCAAGAACATCCTGCCGCGCGTGGCAGCCGTTCTCGACGTGGCGCAGATCTCGGAAATCACCAGGGTGGTCTCGCCCGACACCTTCGAGCGTCCGATCTACGCCGGCAACGCCATTGCCACCGTGCAGTCGGCCGACCCGGTCAAGGTGATCACCGTGCGTACCACCGGCTTCGATGCGCCGGCGCAGGATGGCTCGGCAGCGGTGGAGAACGTGGAGGCCGCTGGCGACGCCGGCAAGTCGTCCTTCGTCTCGCGCGAACTGGCCAAGTCTGACCGTCCGGAACTGACTGCCGCCAAGGTGATCGTTTCCGGTGGCCGCGGCATGGGTTCGGGCGAAGCCTTCAAGATCCTCGAGCCGCTGGCCGACAAGCTCGGCGCCGCCATGGGCGCATCGCGCGCCGCGGTGGATGCGGGCTACGTGCCCAACGACTGGCAGGTTGGCCAGACCGGCAAGATCGTGGCGCCGCAGCTCTATATCGCCGTCGGCATCTCCGGCGCAATCCAGCATCTGGCCGGCATGAAGGACTCCAAGACCATCGTCGCCATCAACAAGGACCCGGAAGCGCCTATCTTCTCGGTAGCCGACTATGGCATCACCGGCGACCTGTTCGAACTGGTGCCGGAACTGGTCAAGGAACTGGGTTAA
- a CDS encoding electron transfer flavoprotein subunit beta/FixA family protein: MKVLVPVKRVVDYNVKVRVKSDGSGVDIANVKMSMNPFDEIAVEEAMRLKEAGKVTEVVAVSCGVTQCQETLRTAMAIGADRGILVETAEELQPLAVAKLLKALADKEQPQLIILGKQAIDDDSNQTGQMLAALLGWGQATFASKVVLEDGKATVTREVDGGLETVALPLPAIVTTDLRLNEPRYVTLPNIMKAKKKPLENVKPADLGVDVTPRLKTLKVSEPPKRSAGIMVPDIPTLVAKLRNEAKVI, encoded by the coding sequence ATGAAAGTACTGGTTCCAGTCAAGCGCGTGGTGGACTACAACGTCAAGGTGCGGGTCAAATCCGACGGCTCTGGCGTCGACATTGCCAACGTGAAGATGTCCATGAACCCCTTCGACGAAATCGCTGTGGAAGAAGCGATGCGCCTGAAGGAAGCCGGCAAGGTCACCGAAGTTGTCGCCGTGTCCTGCGGCGTGACCCAGTGCCAGGAAACCCTGCGCACTGCAATGGCCATCGGCGCCGACCGCGGCATTTTGGTCGAAACCGCCGAAGAGCTGCAGCCGCTGGCCGTGGCCAAGCTGTTGAAGGCCCTGGCCGACAAGGAGCAGCCCCAGCTGATCATCCTGGGCAAGCAGGCCATCGATGACGACAGCAACCAGACCGGCCAGATGCTGGCCGCGCTCCTGGGCTGGGGCCAGGCGACGTTCGCCTCCAAGGTCGTGCTGGAAGACGGCAAGGCGACCGTGACCCGCGAGGTCGACGGCGGCCTGGAAACCGTGGCGCTGCCGCTGCCGGCCATCGTCACCACCGACCTGCGGCTGAACGAGCCGCGCTATGTGACGCTGCCCAACATCATGAAGGCCAAGAAGAAGCCGCTGGAAAACGTCAAGCCGGCCGACCTGGGCGTCGATGTCACGCCGCGCCTGAAGACCCTGAAAGTGTCCGAGCCGCCCAAGCGCTCCGCCGGCATCATGGTGCCGGATATCCCGACGCTGGTTGCCAAGCTGCGCAACGAAGCGAAAGTCATCTAA